From a single Nicotiana tomentosiformis chromosome 2, ASM39032v3, whole genome shotgun sequence genomic region:
- the LOC138906318 gene encoding uncharacterized protein — MDRLAVEKETARAQLSSAENQLQIIKEKISVQARKIEELEARLASELAKAKSDAEKAKANANTFVAIYRADTEATQVQARKASEIAKTRAYWDVELAKCQSRRVTLEEIYAQDFDLTEEIKRAKELEDDAEALASNDDDDDDGSKSLGKYVFMRPLSGEEEISIPAPKPAKDKKRKNTSTSEDPGPKKKADRKPKKNIILLTEDFVQRLREEDEKEEENNSGPVARVGMSIEAPKATESVKAAKTPSRDEGVSGKDLGEVPESSRIEYASHHNEPIVGTVVGAGLEALRDGENPPSDLLGAIEIGGSPLLPSFSEEMIQEAWALKTLSIEGGHGMEDPFRDYFTGAEDATGVSDLEDSRKDSGEASSLFNEAQQALNRASALHQEVFSQS, encoded by the exons atggaccgtctcgccgtagaaaaagaaactgctcgagcccaattatcatcggccgaaaaccaacttcaaatcataaagGAGAAGatctcggttcaagcaagaaaaatagaggagctcgaggctcggttggcctccgaacttgccaaggccaaatctgacgcCGAAAAAGCAAAGGCCAATGCGAATACATTCGTGGCCATCTATCGGGCTGATACTGAAGCAACTCAGGTACAAGCAAGAAAGGCATCCGAGATCGCtaaaactcgagcatattgggatgttgaacttgccaaatgccaatctaGGAGGGtgaccctcgaggagatctatGCTCAAGATTTCgatctcaccgaagagataaaaagggctaaagagctcgaagacgatgctgaagccttggcttccaatgatgacgatgatgatgatgggagcaaga GCCTTGGCAAATATGTTTTCATGAGGCCCCTATCTGGTGAGGAGGAGATTTCGATCCCGGCACcgaaaccggcgaaggacaaaaagaggaaaaatacctcaacctccgaggatccagGACCTAAGAAGAAAGCGGATCGTAAGCCGAAGAAGAACATCATCCTTCTGACCGAAGACTTTGTTCAGCGTCTAAGGGAGGAAGacgaaaaagaggaagaaaacaACTCTGGCCCGGTGGCCCGAGTGGGAATGAGCATCGAGGCCCCAAAGGCCACTGAATCGGTGAAGGCTGCAAAGACTCCAtctcgagatgagggggtctcgggaaaagacttgggcgaagtccccgagtcatcgaggattgaatatgcctcccaccataatgagccaatAGTGGGTACAGTTGTAGGGGCTGGTCTCGAGGCCCTCCGAGATGGAGAGAACCCCCCAAGTGATctacttggggcaatagaaattggaggctccccactgctcccctcattttctgaggagatgattcaagaggcttgggccttgaagaccctctccatCGAAGGGGGCCACGGAATGGAGGATCCCTTCCGTGATTACTTTACTGGGGCCGAAGATGCTACTGGCGTGAGCGACTTGGAGGACTCGAGGAAAGACTCGGGcgaggcatcgagccttttcaatgaagcgcagcaagctctgaatcgg GCCTCAGCGCTTCATCAAGAAGTATTTTCTCAGTCTTGA